The Argiope bruennichi chromosome 9, qqArgBrue1.1, whole genome shotgun sequence nucleotide sequence CTTCAAATGTTTACATtagtttaattacaataaaaccCTGAAGAAAGGAGGAATATCGATTGATTATATCAAAGTcattatgcttttataaattgcaaaatctgAACTAAATTTGGTAATCTGATTATTCTGTTATGGACATTTAGAGATAAGCGAATGTGGGGGAAACATTCTACGGtctgataaaattaatattctctcGCCAACATTGCACTTTCGGAGGGCGATATTTCgttatacatatttaattctgacaatatattttattgcaaccCTAAAAAATAGTTTGTTACTATATCTCACAGCCATTCAAGatagcaggttttttttttttttgtttgtgtgtgtgtttgtttggcGTGAAACCGGACTCTTTAACTTGAAGCCTTGCGATATCTAGAAACAAGCTAGTTTGGTGAGCTATATTGCATACTTGTTAAGAATCCTAACTTCTGttcaattatagaaaaatattgtgcAGAAATTCACCACAAATGTCTCTTCATAAAGTGTCCCTATGATAAATGATGACGGATTCACGTTCGAAGTTTCAGTGCCTTCTTGAAAGGGTAACCTTAAGAATATCTTGTTAACataatcttaaaaaagaaaagaaaagaaacgtaTTTAAAAATAGTTGGAAGTGAGATGTTATTTCTGCCGAAACAATAGAATTACCAATTTGCAGAACGaatgataacatttatttacagCCAGATGAAATTCCATGAtagcatattttaaatcattaatattaatagtcaTTGTGGCGAAGTTACAGGATTTTGTATGATGTTAGCCGACAGTAGCAATGAGATTTTCACTGAAATCCCATAATCGTTTGGCTAAAACATCATCCCTAGCTCTCGATGAAGGTCGAACTTTTCTGCAAccgctgaaaaataaaacatgataaaCTGATGAGTAAATTCGaagggattaattaaaaaaatattttaataagatttaaaatcgAGAATGTTGAATGTGAGAGTGGGAAAGTTCTGCCTCGCTTACAACACCATTAATGATGTTGTGgcgaaacaaacaaacaaatattcagaattttctaaGAAAGCGGTCTAAGTAAAATTCTTCGCTATATCACAGAAGATGCTCAAAATTATTCTCACTCTTTAGAAAAGTAGGTATCAGAATGTCAATTTATGAGTTATAGTTTATAATAGAAGATATataaatgccggcgtcctggcataggggtagcgcatcttccccgtaatctgggcgtaccgggttcgactcccggtttgggcatggttgttcttcctattctatctgtgagatgtatgaatgtgccctcctgtaaaaaggggttgtgtaagcgaatgagtgatgcgtgattAGTCAAGTCGTAGACATGGCCCAGGTTGGCTATACGATAAAGACAAGAGGCGTTACCCCTTAGGCTTAagtcggctgtctttgaacagcggtttgtccgtggcaagtgccataagaaacaacaacaagatatataaaattctttccatTCCCTCCAATGCAGGCTTTAGAACGGCGAGCATCAATTCGTGACTGCATcatagaagatttttaaaattccttccatCCTCCATAATGCAGGCTCCAGAATGTCGATTCATGGTTGCATTGTAGAAGATGTTCAAAACTCCTCCCATCCTCCATAATGCAGATTCCAGAATGTTGATTCATGACTGAAGCTTGGAAGATGTTCAAAATTCCTTCTATCCTACATAATGCAAATTTTAGCATTCCGATTAATGGttgttttatagaaaatgttCAGAACTCCTTCTATCCTATATAATGCAGGTTCCAGAATGTTTATTCACGAATTCATGGCTGCATTGTAGATGTTCAAAATTTCTTCCGTCATCCACAATGCGAACTTCAGAACATCGATGCACGGTCTCTTGGATCCCTTCAAATCAGGTAGCGTGCGTCTCCATCATATACTGCCACTTCCACGCTCCTTACGATGACATCGGAGCCTTATATTATCGGATTATATGCCATGCAATTCATCCATTTCCCCTCCATGGGTATTAAGaagtggggagggggggggggtcgtgGTGGCCTTGCGACCGATTTACATATATTAACTGAGTTTTGAAGTCCAGCTATTTCttaatatgctttgaaatttttcaaacgaTGAATGACTTGGTAGACGTTCTCAGTAAGTGCACGCGTACTCTAGTGCCTTATTCTTATTAGTGAAAAATGCTCATTTATATCATCACGATATTATATGGCATTCAGAATATTGAGAAACATCATGGAGATATAGTGCGTGCGCTAATAAGCGATCGTATCCCGCTAATTCTCTATTTGTATTACTGAATCGATCTTTCTGTTTCCTACAACGACCTCGTCTGAAGTTATTTTACAGCCTGTCCTCCAATGTATTAGAGAATATCGTCCCCTAGAGATCACATTCTTTAACGTAACTTTCTGTCTAAGCACTTGATGATAATGGTATGACAAACGAACATGTAAAATATCTTAATGTCCTTTTGAGACACCTCTTATATTTAACCAGAATTTAGGATTAAATACCAATAACAGTATTCTGCATAATAAAACTACaagtttaaaatgaaagcaaCAAAAATTCTTAGAGGTATTTTTATGCCTCTCAGATATGTTTAAAAAGTGCGCGCGCAAGGGTGATGTAATCCGGTTGTTTGCAGTTTTCTAAGATGACATTTGATGTGCTTAGactacattatttaaatatggaaGATGTAAATTATTCCGAGACAAAAATGTGTGACttttacatgcttttatttaatttgtttgatgTTTGTGAAGaaggaattttgtaatttatttttcattctgacTTATGTACTGTATAGATATATATTTGCGATGGCAATacgatattctaatattttcaaattttaataagcaatgaattgcttaattttcatttagtttttaattcatttcaaggGATGCcatctaataattaatttgaaaaatatttataaaatttcacaataatatgaTTCAtgagaacaaaaaatttttttctgtcgctTTCACTAGagtattaaaatacagaaaataatttttaaaaaatatacggATCAAAGCAAAAATCGTAACATCGTGATATGCTAATGTAAATATTCtaattgaaatggaattttaattatattcacctTGTAACCAGGGATAGGacaaatatctcattttttttggggggggggaaggacAGACTTGATGAGACAGTAAAAATGCCGATTCTTAAAATGAATGTTGACAActtaaaactcaaatattttaatgttgccTATCTTATAATCGTTCTCGTACATTTCTGCTTGTGCACAGCCGACCACCcgccccgccaccactgaacgaagcagtatttACAGGATTTGTTGCGGGCGGCTGCTTTCTTCAGTATAACACCGGGAGATTACCGAACTGAAATTCTCTTCAAAGCAGTTGGCCAccagccacaaagtggtcaatgaCTGACATTCCTCCTCATCCTCCCGTGCACCTATCTTCCTGTTAAACAAGAAGTAGACTATTGCTTTTAAGAAAATCTCGAATTTCtcaatattcttctaaattctCGTTCTACAATAATAGAAATccaaacactttaaaattttcaaacagttggtaaaaaacagacaaatttttaacattatgtccTTCAGTGCTTTAAGAATATCTAGTGCCATCAGTACTGTACATAAAGGCACcattttcagattctttcttaatttcaagatttctatgcattcctttaaataatggtaaacagtaccgattcctctaccaatgtatttattttcctgcattaacATTCTcgtatactataaaaatataatgtcatTTTTGATTATACAtatgtggtggtaacttcataagccagataacaacctccggaaaggagtgtaCGCTTTTGtttagtggctttgttactcggatATGAAttctaacgttgcgagttcgaaccccaacCTTGCACATTGGTTACCCTGGTTCTGAACTACCGCATCCTTCGTTCAGCTGTCGGGGTTCCATCTACCGGGAGCAaccgctcgccgtcgcccgccataacgcttggcgcgataacaacgttcgtcactcgccataacgcttggcgcgataatcacgttcgtcgctcgccataactgacGCGATAAATTCCACCAACTCACTGGTGGGAGAGTATTGtagtggtaacttcataagccagatagcAACCTCCAGTAAAGAGAGTACAcctttgtctagtggctttgttactcggctatgagccctaacgttgcgagttcgaaccccaacCTAGCACAGATATTTATTCCATTCTTTAGAATGAAGAATGCGAACTATTtgtttatctatatataaattatttatctttaaatatgctATTAAAAGATTGATTTTGGTAAATATGAGTATTGCACTCGCTTAAAACagaacagacattttttttttttttttttttggcacagcTAACATAGTTTTGGTGTTTTCggagaaataaaaacattttcttcagatggctaaattatttcaacaaatttttgatGCAGATTTTGGCAAATATATCTAGGTTAAGAAATACAATTTCGCTGTCCTTTTTTCATCGCCACCCCCTTTTCTTAGCGCTGCAATTGTATTTATCCAAATATCATTGATATGCTGATACGCAGAATAAAATAACTCGTTCGATTACTCCTTCAAATACTGCTGGTTGTTATTCAAACTACCGATtcgggaaagaaaaaaatgtgtaaaggGTTTGCACCCCTTTGACCTCTCTTCACCATGCCAATGagcatttatctttaattaatatttaaaaacttggtACTACTTGGTACTTGGTACTTTGTCCTAATTTGCTTATCTCTAATTTTAGCGTCCCATGCTTTTACTATTTTTGCTTGAATCTGCAcatctttgataaataaaaatatttcttgcatttaatacACTAATGGAAGCgtatttttataagcttttcttttatttccctttctgtaacaaattaaattatttaccagTAATATAGACCGGACTCTTCGGCTAAGGATGCTTCCACTGCGCAGTAGATGATGGTCTGCGCTCCTTTCTTTGGGCTCTTATACGTTACACCTCTGCATATTGAGAAAGGATACGCAATACAACTGACTTTTGAGGACACATTTTGAAATAGGTCCGTACTTGTTGGACCTGGATCCACACAATAAGTTGTCACACCTGTGCCTGAAAGGATGAGTCATTCATTTAGTTAAGGCACTAAGTCATCAAATTTATCATACCTTTAAATAGAAAGTGTTATTTTGACTTTCTAGCATGAGAAGTATAGTTTATAATTGTAAGTTATACGGGAATATAGCTTacaatagagaaaatattgtaattttcaaaaaatgcgaACTCGAGATCTCTTCAGGTCTATCTCCCTGATGACGAAAAGCACCTTTGTACCATTATATCagtacataataatttaaaaatgctttgaattagacATGTGTCATGGCTTTGAAACCGAATTTGGAGATTTCaatcagattttgaaagaaatgaattcaagGGAATGTCTGTCTGAATACATCTGaactcaataattataaaacataaagaaatagatagagagagagagagagcatttTGTATACCAGTTCAGTATTTCAAATGAAGACTTATCAAATTCTtattcagttataatattttgatcTAGAAATTcgtaattattctaattttttaaatattggatgataaaaagcatatttttttctgtctgatTAAAACATTCGTtagtttttatttcctattttcatCAGTAATACTTGAAAGTAGAATAGTGTTCAAGATTaagagaatttttgttttttattgatatttccaGAATCTCTGGACAATTGTTAAAGGAATTTCTGTCTTAATTTTTTGTTGCTATACTTGTTTATTTGGAATAAGCACATTACGGACTCCATTTACAGAGAGCATTAATCAAAAACACACAAAGAACACAATccacaaagcaaattaaaacacaTATGAAAGAGGAAaagcaaagaataaagaattacgaAGTTTTAaaccatatataataaaaatgcaaacacaGAAGCATAGGTAtgcataaatattacaatatgtatagttaaagtcaagaattaaaaaaaaaatacagtaataataaagtaaaaaaaaatgcctttgccATGGAATTTATTGTGTACCTAAGTAGGGGCAGATGCAGACTAACATTTTAGGGAGGAGAGTTATGCTCATGTAAATAATTTTGGATccagaaattttataaaggagTTTGtgagtcataaaaaaaattgaaaatttttcaggaGTAAAACATTTGGACTAAATTATGCTTTTATACACCTTATGACTTGATTTTAAGGGCAAAGTTAGAATGGAAgtgttttcaaatttcagttaattaattccACATGAAATAAAAGGAAGCACAAATGTATACTGTAactcataacaatatttttaatctgacaTTCTTTCCATAAATTATGtcatgtaaaaaataaacaaaaaaataaatgaatgaatgaataaatacagaaaaaaaaacaattacacaTTGAATGAAATAGTTCATGAAGTCAAGATGCGGTGGAGCTAAGACAGACGTGTCAATCTGTCATACGTCGGGCTAAGAGCTCAAAGCATTCCTGATTTtcttaaggtgggtttacactctgCCAGTTAGTTATAAGTCGGCCAATAGATAGCGAaaaaagggactgatttatgtttgccacaatttcataagatagattcaggcattccatgcttggccaTAAATagccgttttggcgtccctgaatttttctttttcactgaatATCGCACTGAAACCAGAGTCTGACTAAGGCATgggcatacggggcagttgcccCAGGTCCCCAagtcgaatagaaagtttattttaagtttccTTCTTCAAATTTTGGCTTTTCAGATGtgtatatccttttaatgatggACATAGAATTgtcagaaaatcaataaaatggacAGAACAATATTTCGTCTGACCATTGGACGGGGGGGGGACTTTATATCTATTTTAGGTTCTAgtcaattttcttgttatatatctcTAATgaggtgaaaattttaaatacctccATAAAGTTCGGTTTTTCATTACTAAAGTAGTGAAGTAGAGGGGGGGGGCACAAAGAAGTTTTTGTCCCGGGCCCCCATTAGGATTAGTCGGGCCCTGATTAAAACGATGGATATTTATGCaaacaaacataataaaataaaacataaaaaggtccacatacctaaatttgaaaaaatgtagaaaaaaatggcaaatgaaatgaaaaaaaaaaattataacacacAACTTCACATCAGAAATAACAAAGAgtaaaaaatgtcggaattaatctatgataagtgatcaattttttcacgccaaaaactACAAgtgcatgcgcagtaagaaaaaatacaatacagcggcattcTCCGGTCGAGATAATGCcatggaccgaacagcatttttcagcctttcaaCGCATGCGCTCTCTACTGGTCGAGTGTAAACTCGGCATTAATGCAATTACCTAGATCTTAAATCCCCCGTTGCTACGGGAACATTGTTGTTATGGAAATCCATATGGGTTTATCGatcatttgtttattattactGATTTTAAGTTGCTCAATCACTTTTCGGATGAAATGATTGATTTTAGCTCCTTTGTTAGGATTGAAATATagactgaagattttttttttttttttttttcctttttcattttaactaaacgcttagatatagaaaataatttctttcaagttcatgtatattttgcaattaaaacaccatttaattttaaacactttaatttttttgaagtatgaattgaaatattgaagaattttgatttttaagaagttatttttgaaataacttttaaaaaaactctgcCATATGTTGAAACAATTCCGGTTATGAAATAACTGTTCTTAAGaaatattgatgattttaaatctgaaaactgATTGTTTTCctcaaattgaaaaattcttaaaatacatatttttaatactgaaaatttacctattattttcatttccgaTTGTCAAAATCTAGTGGCACATAAAGTTTCTCGAGAAAGACTGGCAACAGCAGATTCGGGATGTGATTGTGAAACAAATTCGTTAAGCAATGCAAAAACATTCCAATAATTACTTTTCAGACGATTTTAAGttgtaatctttattatttttaccagTTATTTTGCATAGTGGTCAAGTGTATTGATTatccattcttcatttttaaattatatagataaaacgAGTATTTAAATTGTACCATCTTCAATGAGTCCAGTTCACCGTTTAATAAGACAATAGGGGTAAAGTATATCTATGAGTCAAATTTCAGAACGAAAGTTTATCATTGAATTCTGAGATttgaatttaagttaatttattcTGTCTAGACCTAGGCGTAAATGTTTGACGAGGATTGGAATTAAAAGAGCATACCTTTGAGATTTTTGGCCAGCTCTCGTGTGAACAGGACGATTGCTAATTTGCTGTGACAGTAAGCTAGTACTGAGTTGTATCCACGCTCCAGATGGATATCACTAAAGTGTATTTtaccaactgaaaaaaaaagagaaaaagtggaataatgaaagaaaataaaatacaaactctttaattcttaaaaaaaaacattatttaaatcgATAGCTATtggaaaatactttaattacttgagaaagaaaaaaaaattaaatacatcaattgggggaaaaaggagaaaatattttcattgaatgaaaataCAGTAATTGGGAAAATATGGGATTTgcttaaattacttaaaatcgaGAATTTTTCATGGTTATGCTACGTTTGAAACTTGAATATAATACATACATACTTGAATATATACATAcagttattaagaaaatttatcatgaaaattattcagttttaaggCATTTAAGACACATGCAATTCTAAAAATTCGTgggtttaaaataagaaatttatgacAGATTTTATCCCtgtattattaaaagattttatcattCACCAAGTACAATGGTTCCCAAAGTGTTGCTACAacattctgataatttttatcttatataatttctataattttgcaaacttcaaattcagttttattgGTGAAGACATTTTTTTCGGAACCATGATCGCCATTTGTATGGCTGACATGACCACAAACTTTATTTACTATACGAAATTAGCGATATACTTctaaaatgaaagtataattataaaaaaactatttttataatatcagtaattttgaatgattttaaggTCCGTTCAATGACCGTTCCGTTTCCTTTGGTTTTAAATCCATGTATCAAGTTGTATCggtctatctcaaagcgtttttgagaaAAGATTCACAAGCAGATAAATACACGCATAACCACAAAGAATGGAGTGTTTTTTAAAGATCTGAAAGATCTGTTTttcaggaagatctgaaactTGAAGgttaatcaaaatctcgaattcgaatttcttgatgattacaatactttttgtaCATTTCGTATAGAAAATATgtaatcattttaattgtttttggtCTATCTATACaccctataaattaaaaaaaaaagaattacacaataaaatctgacataaaatcattgcatttaattctagacttttcaaaatcatattttgaacaaaatacattAATGAGAATTTAGTTATTCTCTTTTTGCATATATGATCATAGtactcaaaatttcaaagaattaggtgcataaaatttagcatttttttttttttttgccagaacTCTATATATGTATTAAACTTTGGTTCaaatatgctataaaaatgattttctgtaTGTTCATGTTCATGTGATGGATTTATATAATGATccaaacagttatttttttttgtgtgtggggAGGGTTTAAAGTTTGTACCACAGGAAGATGTTGCGATTATCTatctatatgattttaaaaaacgtCTTACGTATATGAGCAATGGAGCCAATGTTAATAATCCTCGCAGGGGCTGATTCTTTCATCCTGTCCAGGAGAAGATTCGTCAAGAAAAAGTGGCCGAGGTAGTTGACCCCGAACTGCATCTCGAAGCCCTCGGTGGTCTTGAGCCGGGGACAGGCCATAACACCTGCAAATCgcgaaaaattctttataatttaaaagtgataaGAACTTCTCataaaactgaaggaatgtatatataaattaaagaaataaaaaataatttaatatttgttgacgactgaaaaattaatattttttaccatataaaaattggattatcAAATAAGCAAAGCCAGTGTTTGAGATCCCCAGGCTTCGACATTATTTTTGTAGTGTTCATAATAAGGTAATCTTCTTTCATGTcgcatttgatttgaaaaaattatgaactttaacatattgaaacaaaatcaattatggttaaaatttcagaagtttattCTTAGGATTTCTACCTGTTTTCAAATTCATCCAGAAATAAATATGGCAAAGCTTTTGGATGATTGACTTATAAATCACAACCCTAGCAAACTCTTTACACACACGCATGGTGCATGAGcgactaaaattaaatttcgattctaTACAAAAAGCGCCATCTGGTAGCAAATTAGAGAAAAATGAATTACGAGAttctataagtttaaaataatcgttatAAAAAATAGTAGAGATAAGAATGtggaaagttataaaaataatttcaaaaaacaggATTTGATTAATCTGTAAGAAGGAGAAAGTAGAAAGAgagaattaaaaacagaaattaaaaaaaaagaaacgctaGAAAtggaacgagaaaaaaaaaatgaaaagaaatgtacGTGGAAAAAAATGACCCTGAGAATCATACTTTGAAGAAATTAAGTTACGATGGATGTCACAAagagattcttaaaaattagagCTCTTGTGTTAATTCAAAACAGGagatcaatataattaaattaaactaaataattaaagattaaaaagagaCTTACAGTTCCAATTTGCTTTCTATTAATATCTCactctttttcaattttattttcatttccagatatttatattatttcctatatttttattacacaactaaaaatacttcttttaaatgagttacatttttgtttcaagtTTCAAAGCCTTAAAATGTAACAATGTCAGAATGTTTCAACCTGCATTGTTAATGAGGATGTGGATGTAAGGTTCCGTCATCAATATCCCCTCCGCGAACCTCCGAATGGAAGTGAAGGAGGCGAGGTCCAAATGCCTCACGATGATATTGGCATTCTGTACCTGCTTCTGTATGTCGACAGCGGCAATTTTCCCTTTCTCGACGTCTCGACAAGCCATGATGATCTTCGCACCTGTCACACAAATAGAACTATAAGATATATATTCAAGAAAGTCTATGGTTGAATTTTAGATGTAAACATAAGTTCATAATGATGGGGGATTCCAATATTTTGGTTAATTaccataatgtttttttaaatataaagcaggTTAAATCCCTTTCACATCTTTTctaaacaaaacaataattagACAAGTAGGAATaagaattactaattttattgattcattctttatttttactgcCTGTTATTCTGCCGCATTGAAAAGTGGCAGTCggctctccatggccgaatggtcatagcattgttctcataatcaagagatcgtaagttcgaatcccggtagagacaatgcgattcgctgtttatgtaaataattaattccttgtttttattttttcctttatttcatgttcctgctgattctggaactttctttaatttaccaaataagtgttctggactcttcttactgtctccagaaaagtattctggaactttccttgttagtataaaagcagaagatatgtcagtcactgtgttctgagttcagagttgagttaataaattggtttagctctacttttTGTGCGTGTCATTgggttccacactaaagtacctacgtggcAATATGAAGTACACAAAGTGAAAGTATTGAAATCATAAACAGATTTGATGAATTCGATGAATTCAggagaattttatgaatttaggtTTTTTTATACGACCCGAGTCCGATATCCACAATTATGGAACCACGTCCGTCTCTTTATGAATACGATACTTTTTATAACGCTGCACTAGAACGGTGACATTTATTATGCTAGCGTAACATCAAATTTATTACGCTTCTTTTAAAATCGTGGTGAAATTCGTCCAAAACATCTGTTCTTCGGTCTGTTCGCACAATAATCTATCTATCTTTCTGTAAACATGatatctaaaaaatgtaaaaagttatatagatgaaatttagtatatagatttATCCTCAGAATTGTAaatgtgtatgaaattttataaatcgttttttaaaaaatctttctaagaAGGTGATTATTTATTGGCCTGCATATTTGAGTGTATATAAAAGCGATGATTCAAACATGCAACGACACGATCTTATGgccaaaattgtaaatatttgctaaattttggaTTCAACCAATAGAAAAACAGATATCCATTATTCATATGCAGTTTTCTCTTCATATTATGAAACACAAAGCATATCAGATTGCATTACTACACTCTGAAATCggtaaaaaaagcataatttaagcTTGCGGATTGGTGCGACTTTTGAGGGTTTGCTGCCTCCCTTCTTACATTATTTTATCTCCACTACATGTTCAGAAAATGCAGGGGAGAGTAAAAGGAAAACAGAAGAGAAAGTGCATTTGTATACGAGGAAGTGGTAAGGAAAACACTCCTGATGttttttcactattattattcgaaatatttactGATTAAAGTAACTACAAAAGACCCGAGTATTCCCCACACTGCTATTTTTGCTATTAGCCATTATTTGTAAATCAATGAATAAATGCTTCGTATTtgcaggcgtcctggcataggggtagcgcatcttccccgtgatctgagcgtcccgggttcgagtcccggtttgggcatggttgttattACTGCTCtatatgtgagatgtgtgaatgtgccctcatgtaaaaaggggttgtgcaagcgaataagtgatgtgtgagtagtcaagtcgtactcttggttcaagttggctctacga carries:
- the LOC129984406 gene encoding retinol dehydrogenase 11-like, producing the protein MSVIIGAVRDFLLRKEYYSSTKLCGKTVIITGGNAGIGKETTLDLAARGAKIIMACRDVEKGKIAAVDIQKQVQNANIIVRHLDLASFTSIRRFAEGILMTEPYIHILINNAGVMACPRLKTTEGFEMQFGVNYLGHFFLTNLLLDRMKESAPARIINIGSIAHILGKIHFSDIHLERGYNSVLAYCHSKLAIVLFTRELAKNLKGTGVTTYCVDPGPTSTDLFQNVSSKVSCIAYPFSICRGVTYKSPKKGAQTIIYCAVEASLAEESGLYYCGCRKVRPSSRARDDVLAKRLWDFSENLIATVG